In a genomic window of Alteromonas gilva:
- a CDS encoding diguanylate cyclase yields the protein MSCGFRRWWLVISLSIFMASPASAEPKPASDLPEQIAKARSAGDMQGADELATRFVTLAQEQGDAGLEAQALFQQARNAMERNRYSDAQSKLAQAIELYQSVNDQKGLGQAYRQMGLTYRYQSNYSMALQYVYLSMQIFQQLDDLDAISSAHNSIGVILEKMGYYEEALQAHQKALELNTQLNDMPGVASALYNIGDLRRVMGDLDTALIYFEDALQLDIASGDQKNIAYSHNKIGYLLNTMGQHERARTHILKALELFRKIQTPRDTDWALSSLAQLEMDSGNLEAAKTLIDGVIERAIEHNYRSLLVDAYEVAAELDYRQKNYPSALTYIAAGLEQAKQNKELAHESDFEALRVKVHLANNSLQQAFEALQRQKQLDDQRLNDVRVEGIAKVQAQAEFVRRAHQIELLEKEQALEHTSRILWMTAAIAVICVLLLVLLLYGRFMQRQVNRQLEQKVAQRTQELEVKNQQLSAAYREVEAISLTDKLTGLHNRRFLENHVEPDLERALRLYYDWHSGKTGKPTEADIALFIIDLDDFKEVNDSYGHNVGDTILTQLAQRMSQVFRQSDYLVRWGGEEFVAVARFINREEAALLAQRMLEIINKQEFMICASDTLRQTCSIGYVCFPPVLQANSNQISLKSLMAVADSCLYAAKSAGKNAWVGVESAHDPILFNDDATLSGIDNLLQNDKVIIRRSCG from the coding sequence ATGTCATGTGGTTTCAGGCGCTGGTGGCTTGTGATTTCCTTGTCGATATTCATGGCGTCACCCGCCTCAGCAGAGCCAAAGCCAGCGAGTGATTTGCCTGAGCAGATAGCAAAAGCACGCAGCGCCGGCGATATGCAAGGTGCCGATGAACTGGCAACGCGTTTCGTTACCCTTGCACAAGAACAAGGTGATGCCGGTCTTGAGGCGCAGGCCTTATTTCAGCAAGCGCGAAACGCCATGGAACGCAACCGCTATAGTGACGCGCAGAGCAAACTGGCGCAGGCAATTGAGCTGTATCAGAGTGTTAATGACCAAAAGGGCTTAGGGCAGGCATATCGCCAAATGGGGTTAACCTATCGCTATCAGTCAAACTACTCCATGGCATTGCAATACGTGTACTTGTCGATGCAGATTTTTCAGCAGTTAGACGACTTAGACGCCATCAGTTCGGCGCATAACAGCATTGGCGTTATACTGGAAAAAATGGGCTATTACGAAGAAGCGCTGCAGGCCCACCAGAAAGCGTTGGAGCTGAATACACAACTCAATGATATGCCTGGGGTTGCCAGCGCGCTGTATAATATTGGCGACCTGCGCCGGGTGATGGGCGATCTGGATACGGCACTAATTTACTTTGAGGATGCCCTGCAACTGGATATTGCGTCAGGCGATCAAAAAAATATCGCTTACAGCCACAACAAAATAGGGTATTTACTCAATACCATGGGGCAACACGAGCGGGCGCGTACCCACATTCTCAAAGCGTTGGAACTGTTTCGTAAAATTCAAACGCCACGAGATACCGACTGGGCCTTATCGTCGCTCGCTCAATTAGAAATGGACAGTGGTAACCTTGAGGCCGCCAAAACGTTAATTGATGGCGTGATTGAGCGCGCAATCGAACACAACTATCGCAGTTTGTTGGTTGACGCCTATGAGGTTGCCGCCGAGCTTGATTACCGGCAAAAAAACTACCCCTCCGCTTTGACTTATATTGCCGCCGGGCTTGAGCAAGCCAAACAAAATAAAGAGCTTGCCCATGAGTCAGACTTTGAAGCCCTGCGAGTTAAAGTACATTTAGCCAACAACTCGTTGCAGCAGGCGTTTGAGGCGTTACAAAGACAAAAGCAGCTCGACGATCAGCGTTTAAATGACGTGCGTGTTGAGGGCATTGCTAAAGTGCAAGCTCAGGCAGAATTTGTGCGACGAGCCCATCAAATCGAATTACTCGAAAAAGAGCAGGCACTGGAGCATACGTCACGCATTTTATGGATGACCGCTGCAATTGCGGTGATCTGTGTATTGTTGCTGGTTTTGTTACTCTACGGCCGTTTTATGCAGCGTCAGGTTAATCGTCAGCTTGAGCAAAAAGTCGCGCAGCGCACCCAGGAACTGGAGGTTAAAAACCAGCAGCTCTCAGCAGCGTATCGTGAAGTCGAAGCCATCAGTCTTACCGATAAGCTTACCGGTTTGCATAACCGCCGCTTTTTAGAAAACCATGTAGAACCAGATTTAGAAAGAGCCCTGCGACTTTATTACGACTGGCATAGCGGTAAAACAGGTAAGCCGACCGAAGCAGATATTGCCTTGTTTATTATCGATTTGGACGACTTTAAAGAGGTAAACGACTCCTATGGGCACAACGTCGGCGATACCATACTCACACAGCTTGCCCAACGTATGAGTCAGGTGTTTCGTCAGTCTGATTATTTAGTGCGTTGGGGGGGCGAGGAGTTTGTTGCCGTGGCGCGCTTTATCAACAGAGAAGAAGCTGCGCTACTGGCGCAAAGAATGCTGGAGATAATTAATAAGCAAGAATTCATGATTTGCGCCAGCGACACGCTCAGACAAACCTGCTCTATTGGCTATGTGTGTTTTCCGCCGGTCCTCCAGGCCAATAGTAATCAGATCAGTTTAAAGTCGCTGATGGCAGTGGCTGACAGTTGTCTTTATGCTGCCAAATCGGCCGGTAAAAACGCCTGGGTCGGTGTTGAGTCTGCCCATGATCCTATTTTATTTAATGATGATGCTACGCTGTCGGGGATAGATAACTTGCTTCAGAACGATAAGGTGATTATTCGCCGCTCTTGTGGGTAG